One Tolypothrix bouteillei VB521301 DNA window includes the following coding sequences:
- a CDS encoding ABC transporter permease: MKISFRLPQSMATERRSTTVPTIEIITMAVEALWSNKLRTGLTMLGVIIGIASVIAITSVGQGVQKATEQQIQALGTDVLQIFPGSAKTGGISQGMGSSSTLTWEDAKAIQEQAPAAKVVSAYLQRPGQVVYGKLNHSTNIVGIDLNYLEARNTQLTQGRFFTSEEMDTAKPVAVLGSSVWEELFDSSKNVVGEQIRIQRNIYEVIGIFEKKGSEGSMDRDDQVFIPLTNMSSRIVGNNALKGFAVNGIYVKVGDRDRSQTAQFQVVNLLRLRHNLSPSQSDDFSIRNRTDIVNAFTTVVGLFTVMVVAIASISLLVGGIGIANIMLVSVIERTREIGIRKAVGATNSAILNQFLAESVVISTAGGGIGIGIGIAIAFSSAMLLHFPFVVSVWSVVCGFGLSFIVGLLAGVIPARNAARLDPIAALRSD, translated from the coding sequence ATGAAAATTTCTTTCCGCTTACCTCAAAGTATGGCGACCGAGCGGCGTAGCACGACTGTGCCGACTATCGAAATTATCACAATGGCGGTTGAGGCGTTATGGAGTAACAAACTTCGTACCGGATTGACGATGTTGGGTGTAATTATTGGCATTGCTTCTGTGATTGCAATTACTTCCGTTGGACAGGGCGTACAAAAAGCGACCGAACAGCAAATTCAGGCGTTGGGAACTGATGTTTTACAAATTTTTCCAGGGTCAGCTAAAACGGGTGGTATCAGTCAAGGGATGGGTTCTAGCTCGACACTAACTTGGGAAGATGCTAAAGCAATTCAAGAGCAGGCTCCTGCTGCTAAAGTTGTTTCCGCCTACCTACAACGTCCGGGACAAGTCGTTTATGGAAAGTTAAATCACTCGACCAATATTGTGGGAATTGATTTAAACTATCTTGAAGCGAGAAATACTCAACTTACACAAGGCAGGTTTTTTACTTCCGAAGAAATGGACACAGCTAAACCAGTTGCTGTTCTGGGTTCTTCAGTATGGGAGGAACTATTTGATAGCAGTAAAAATGTTGTGGGCGAACAGATTCGGATTCAACGTAATATTTACGAAGTTATTGGCATATTTGAGAAGAAGGGTTCGGAAGGTTCGATGGATCGGGACGATCAAGTGTTTATTCCTCTCACCAATATGTCAAGTCGAATCGTGGGGAATAATGCTTTGAAAGGGTTTGCTGTCAATGGAATTTATGTGAAAGTAGGCGATCGCGACCGATCGCAAACAGCGCAATTTCAGGTTGTGAACCTTCTACGGTTGCGCCACAATCTCAGTCCATCGCAGTCTGATGATTTTAGCATTAGGAATCGCACGGACATTGTTAACGCTTTTACAACTGTGGTGGGTTTGTTTACAGTTATGGTAGTGGCGATCGCAAGCATTTCTCTATTAGTAGGAGGTATTGGTATCGCTAACATCATGTTGGTGTCGGTTATCGAACGGACGCGAGAGATTGGTATTCGTAAAGCAGTTGGAGCAACTAACTCTGCGATTTTGAATCAGTTTTTAGCCGAATCTGTTGTGATTTCTACTGCGGGAGGAGGTATTGGCATAGGAATTGGCATTGCGATCGCCTTTAGCTCTGCCATGCTTTTGCACTTTCCCTTTGTGGTTTCTGTTTGGTCAGTTGTGTGTGGGTTTGGATTATCGTTCATTGTTGGGTTGTTGGCTGGAGTGATTCCGGCTCGGAATGCTGCTCGGTTAGACCCCATTGCTGCATTAAGGAGTGATTGA
- a CDS encoding ABC transporter ATP-binding protein — MATMIWMQAITKTYRLGEVNVPVLKRIDLEIEQGEYVAIMGTSGSGKSTLMNLIGCLDRPTDGHYVFEGRNLTTLSNDKLAHIRNQRIGFVFQQFNLLPRSTALENVMLPMIYANVPKQKRRQQAIQALTRVGLGDRLFNRPSQLSGGQQQRVAIARALVNRPALVLADEPTGALDTETSQEVMDLLTELNQQHITIVIVTHAPEIAAQTRRVIRVQDGLIV, encoded by the coding sequence ATGGCTACTATGATTTGGATGCAGGCGATTACCAAAACCTATCGCTTAGGTGAAGTGAATGTACCCGTGCTGAAGCGGATTGATTTAGAGATTGAGCAAGGAGAGTATGTTGCCATTATGGGTACGTCTGGTTCGGGTAAGTCCACACTGATGAACCTTATTGGCTGCTTAGATCGTCCGACGGATGGTCACTATGTCTTTGAGGGTAGGAATTTAACGACTCTTAGCAATGATAAATTGGCACATATTCGCAATCAGAGGATTGGGTTTGTTTTTCAGCAATTTAATTTGTTACCGCGTTCTACCGCGCTTGAGAATGTTATGTTGCCAATGATTTATGCTAATGTCCCCAAGCAAAAACGCCGCCAACAAGCAATCCAAGCACTGACACGGGTGGGATTGGGCGATCGCTTGTTCAATCGTCCCAGTCAACTTTCAGGAGGACAACAGCAACGGGTAGCGATCGCTCGTGCTTTGGTTAACCGACCGGCGCTTGTGTTAGCAGATGAGCCAACGGGTGCGTTAGACACGGAAACCTCTCAAGAAGTAATGGATTTACTGACTGAACTCAACCAACAACACATTACGATTGTAATTGTCACCCATGCTCCTGAAATTGCTGCTCAAACAAGACGAGTGATTCGAGTTCAAGATGGTCTAATTGTATAA
- a CDS encoding YHYH protein — protein sequence MKFRSVRIFFIVVTLLFVWSCANQPLASMLQAPSPAATVAKNLPTVTGVDLRHLPIGDGRISVQPKVGSVWSCRTRFRNKGGAHASGDWIQADGTYNLTAKPTVNGAVHWPSQFTITLQNNIRTITGNRLPKSVTGKFPISPDDDAYAYDRNPNSITAEAYQIKLPAIPQATEEPSCLPLGAIGVLTNGGYFFNALDARGEDAVAHEIQDSCQGHPERGGAYHYHSVTTCLEAQSKEHSALLGYAFDGFGIYGHYDKNGKVLTNTDLDACHGHTHEIEWDGKKQKLYHYHATWEYPYTVGCYRGKPNSVTKIRR from the coding sequence ATGAAATTTCGCTCTGTTAGGATTTTCTTCATTGTTGTAACGTTGTTGTTTGTATGGTCTTGCGCCAATCAACCGCTCGCATCTATGCTTCAAGCGCCCTCTCCTGCTGCAACAGTGGCAAAAAATCTGCCAACAGTAACAGGTGTAGATCTTAGACACCTACCAATCGGTGATGGGCGAATTTCGGTGCAACCTAAAGTAGGTTCTGTGTGGTCGTGCAGAACTCGTTTTAGAAACAAAGGAGGAGCACACGCTAGTGGAGACTGGATTCAAGCAGACGGCACTTATAACTTGACAGCTAAGCCAACAGTTAATGGTGCAGTTCATTGGCCAAGTCAGTTCACAATTACACTTCAAAATAACATTCGTACAATTACTGGGAACAGACTCCCAAAAAGTGTGACTGGTAAGTTTCCTATCTCACCTGATGATGATGCTTACGCCTACGATCGCAATCCCAATTCAATTACGGCTGAAGCATACCAAATCAAGTTACCAGCCATACCTCAAGCAACAGAGGAGCCATCATGCTTGCCATTAGGAGCGATCGGTGTGTTAACAAACGGTGGATATTTTTTCAATGCTCTTGATGCGCGTGGTGAAGATGCTGTAGCCCACGAAATCCAAGATAGTTGTCAAGGACATCCAGAGAGAGGTGGTGCATACCACTACCATAGCGTTACGACCTGTCTGGAGGCTCAGAGCAAAGAGCATTCGGCTTTACTAGGTTATGCATTCGATGGATTTGGTATCTACGGTCATTACGATAAGAATGGTAAAGTGCTTACCAACACCGATCTTGATGCATGCCACGGTCATACTCACGAAATTGAATGGGATGGGAAGAAGCAGAAGCTATACCATTACCATGCTACTTGGGAGTATCCTTACACGGTCGGATGCTACCGAGGTAAGCCGAATTCTGTTACAAAAATTCGCCGTTAG
- a CDS encoding histone H1, giving the protein MVKENKSLPVDLDDTEKEKLRQIAMKWGVSLSAAIKKLIKEAPL; this is encoded by the coding sequence ATGGTCAAAGAAAACAAGTCTTTACCCGTAGATTTAGACGATACTGAAAAGGAAAAATTACGTCAAATTGCAATGAAGTGGGGAGTCAGTTTATCGGCTGCAATTAAGAAGTTAATTAAAGAGGCTCCTTTGTGA
- a CDS encoding Uma2 family endonuclease, with translation MSQSIDERVRWTTRDLELLPDNGNRYEIIDGELFVTRAPHWKHQKTCNNVGAELRAWSLSTGLGEAVPTPGLIFTDADNVIPDVVWVSKERLPLLLDDAGHLTGAPELIVEVLSPGIDNEQRDRETKLKLYTSRGVREYWILDWRLQQVEVYRRERAVLKLVTTLFATDELTSPLLPNFTCPVARFFI, from the coding sequence ATGAGTCAAAGCATTGATGAACGAGTCCGTTGGACAACAAGAGACTTAGAACTATTGCCCGATAACGGCAATCGATATGAAATTATTGATGGAGAGCTATTTGTGACGAGAGCACCACATTGGAAACATCAAAAAACTTGTAACAACGTTGGAGCAGAACTGAGGGCTTGGTCGCTGTCAACGGGATTGGGCGAGGCTGTCCCCACCCCAGGACTCATTTTTACTGATGCGGATAATGTCATTCCTGATGTAGTATGGGTGAGTAAGGAACGTCTCCCGCTCTTACTTGACGATGCCGGACATTTGACAGGAGCGCCAGAACTTATTGTGGAAGTCCTCTCACCAGGTATAGACAATGAGCAGCGTGACCGCGAGACAAAACTAAAGCTATATACTTCCAGAGGAGTACGGGAATATTGGATTTTAGATTGGCGATTGCAGCAAGTAGAGGTATATCGAAGGGAAAGAGCAGTTCTCAAATTAGTCACAACACTATTTGCTACAGATGAACTCACCTCACCCCTACTACCGAACTTTACCTGTCCTGTTGCACGGTTCTTTATTTAG
- a CDS encoding filamentous hemagglutinin N-terminal domain-containing protein: protein MQFTRQKSAKREIIVSDRNSYFPDTKQSWGYWQFKPVLFLTLLLLNLFTDKVLSQSTPSNIQADDTLGSESSQIIQNFQGQPIEVITGGAIRAINLFHSFKEFNVGKQRGVYFFNSNGRIQNILTRVTGGNRSEILGTLGTFGNSKPNLFLINPNGIIFGENARLNVQGSFIATTANDVQFGNQGFFSATNPEAPSSLLTINPGALFFNRINQTVSIQNNSGLLRVPDGTSLLLVGGNVRMDGGVAIANGGRVELGGLASAGTVILNEDGKNISLSFPENVERSNVFLSKGASVSVLSGGGAIVQEPPLSAIAINSKNLELREGSALSASITGSLGSQDTKAGDIVINATESIVLDGGRIDSTLLTPDTQGRGGNIEISTGNLTIGNNGNISVSSSGKGNAGNVKIEAKNEVVSDSGQIESVLLPNAQGKGGNISINAKKISLLNDAFVEASSLTKGDAGNIQINANEKIILDRSSINSSVLFAQEFNFLGEGNAGKIEIKSPQIFLNNNSLIANSNTRQGNAGNISLEARDLFSAANGSIIESSLGQPNGTSAEGKVGTISIFAKNVSFTNGSALLARSYSNSIGEAGTLSIQATDSISFDGFNSSIVTAVAPGARANGSNIKLEANAISIANGARLSTSIFGKGNGGNMRITAKDTVFVDNSSIDSGVGKTGEGNAGEIDIKTSKIFFNNGAQLSTESQGQGNAGNIMISANSFTLDRNSSILALNTPSVASSTSLSGGNITLRIADRLLLSNNSDISTQASSNANGGNIDITASAIIAFDDSDLFAFAQQGKGGNITLNTPAYFGFNFNPASSQIKPNPSNNFLNGNNRADINATGELSSGNTFIPDTSYIQNNLAELVQTPIDTNALIANSCIARRGKQENTFTVTGSGGLPNRPGDIAVSVYSTGDVRNVQTENRSRPWQKGDPILEPQNVYYLPSGKLVLSRECPQ from the coding sequence ATGCAATTCACCAGACAGAAAAGTGCAAAGCGCGAAATAATTGTTTCCGATCGTAATTCCTATTTTCCTGACACCAAGCAGTCTTGGGGTTATTGGCAGTTTAAACCCGTATTATTTTTAACATTATTATTACTAAATCTATTTACCGATAAAGTTTTGTCTCAGAGTACTCCCAGTAATATTCAAGCAGATGACACGCTTGGGAGTGAATCATCTCAAATCATACAGAATTTTCAGGGACAACCAATTGAGGTCATTACTGGTGGTGCTATTCGCGCAATTAACTTGTTTCATAGTTTTAAAGAATTTAACGTTGGTAAGCAAAGAGGAGTTTATTTTTTCAATTCTAATGGGAGGATTCAAAATATATTAACACGAGTTACAGGTGGAAACCGCTCTGAAATTTTGGGTACACTGGGAACTTTTGGCAACTCCAAACCTAACTTATTTCTCATTAATCCTAATGGAATTATATTTGGGGAAAATGCTAGACTAAATGTACAAGGTTCCTTTATTGCAACCACTGCCAACGATGTTCAGTTTGGAAATCAAGGATTTTTTAGTGCTACGAATCCAGAAGCTCCTTCGTCGTTATTAACTATTAATCCAGGAGCATTATTTTTTAATCGAATTAATCAAACGGTATCTATTCAGAATAATTCTGGTTTGCTGCGCGTTCCCGATGGCACGAGTTTGCTGTTGGTAGGTGGTAATGTGAGGATGGATGGAGGAGTAGCGATCGCAAATGGTGGAAGAGTAGAGCTAGGAGGATTAGCTAGTGCAGGAACAGTTATATTGAATGAGGATGGTAAAAATATAAGTTTGAGTTTTCCTGAGAATGTGGAAAGAAGCAATGTTTTCTTGAGTAAAGGTGCAAGTGTCAGTGTTCTTTCCGGAGGAGGCGCGATAGTGCAAGAGCCACCGCTTTCAGCGATCGCAATTAACAGCAAGAATTTAGAACTGAGAGAGGGGAGTGCTTTAAGTGCAAGTATTACTGGTAGTTTAGGTTCCCAAGACACTAAAGCAGGAGATATTGTTATCAATGCTACTGAGAGCATTGTTTTAGATGGTGGACGAATTGACAGTACTTTACTCACCCCAGATACTCAAGGAAGAGGAGGGAATATTGAGATATCTACTGGTAATCTAACGATTGGCAATAATGGTAATATCAGCGTTAGTAGCTCTGGGAAAGGTAATGCTGGTAATGTAAAGATTGAAGCAAAAAATGAAGTGGTTTCTGATAGTGGGCAAATTGAGAGTGTACTACTTCCTAACGCTCAAGGAAAAGGTGGCAATATTAGTATTAATGCGAAAAAAATCTCATTACTTAACGATGCTTTTGTTGAAGCTAGCAGTTTAACAAAGGGAGACGCTGGAAATATTCAGATTAATGCTAATGAAAAAATTATTTTGGATCGAAGTAGCATCAATAGCAGTGTACTCTTTGCACAAGAATTTAACTTTTTGGGAGAAGGGAATGCAGGAAAAATTGAAATTAAATCCCCGCAAATCTTTCTAAATAATAATTCTCTAATAGCTAATAGTAATACAAGACAGGGAAATGCAGGAAATATTTCCCTCGAAGCTAGAGACCTTTTTTCTGCAGCTAATGGGAGTATTATTGAGAGTAGTTTGGGACAACCCAATGGAACGTCAGCAGAAGGAAAAGTCGGTACTATTTCGATCTTCGCTAAAAATGTTTCTTTTACTAATGGATCTGCATTATTAGCTCGTTCTTACTCTAATTCTATAGGGGAAGCAGGTACTCTCTCCATTCAAGCTACTGATTCTATATCTTTTGATGGTTTTAACAGTTCTATTGTGACTGCTGTGGCTCCTGGAGCAAGGGCTAATGGCAGCAATATTAAACTTGAAGCCAATGCCATCTCGATCGCTAATGGTGCTCGTTTAAGTACGAGTATTTTTGGAAAAGGAAATGGAGGGAATATGAGAATAACTGCCAAAGATACTGTTTTTGTTGATAACAGTTCAATCGATAGTGGAGTAGGGAAGACAGGAGAAGGAAATGCTGGTGAGATTGATATTAAAACTTCTAAAATATTTTTCAACAATGGAGCGCAGCTCAGTACTGAATCTCAAGGACAAGGAAATGCTGGAAACATCATGATAAGCGCTAATTCCTTTACTCTCGATCGCAATTCATCTATACTCGCGTTGAATACACCTTCAGTAGCAAGCTCGACTAGTTTATCTGGTGGAAATATTACCCTCCGAATTGCCGATAGATTACTCCTTAGTAATAATAGCGATATATCGACTCAAGCGAGTAGCAATGCTAATGGCGGTAATATAGACATAACAGCATCAGCGATTATCGCCTTTGATGACAGCGATCTCTTTGCTTTTGCTCAACAAGGAAAGGGAGGAAACATTACTCTCAATACACCTGCTTACTTCGGTTTTAATTTTAATCCCGCTTCTTCTCAAATTAAACCCAACCCTTCAAACAACTTCTTAAATGGTAATAATCGCGCCGATATTAATGCAACTGGAGAACTTTCATCAGGAAACACTTTTATCCCCGACACTAGCTATATTCAAAACAATTTGGCAGAATTAGTGCAAACTCCAATTGATACCAATGCCCTGATTGCTAATAGTTGCATTGCTCGCCGTGGTAAACAAGAAAATACATTCACCGTTACGGGTTCTGGTGGTTTGCCCAACCGTCCTGGGGATATTGCCGTTTCAGTTTATTCCACAGGTGATGTTCGTAACGTACAAACTGAGAATAGATCGCGTCCTTGGCAAAAGGGTGACCCGATTCTAGAACCACAAAATGTGTATTATTTGCCTTCGGGAAAGCTTGTCTTGAGTCGCGAATGTCCTCAATAG